From Plasmodium brasilianum strain Bolivian I chromosome Unknown PB_00_03, whole genome shotgun sequence, a single genomic window includes:
- a CDS encoding fam-l protein: MDQKNTLLLFTIISAFILLSWICLFNIDLSNYYKTSEGNYKNNRKLDKNYRLLAISKEDKCSVFVRLNEEVPNYAVSENKDVYFNEKEPKREIKHLNRKSFVNAGGNKQNMRNRKCIFETKKYSRMEKKIFKELDYMDFLKNNKTISDKTYKKIICKKYRLRFVLPLLLIIVLLILYILDLLVGCGLRKVLFKALKLCGPANWYNNLSVLLRDSPISWLFRSINKVDKALEKITSTKRGGAQVKERIAGYVYVDSFFNYLIYIIPLLILGVILILGLLYYHKKVKKYQKIKFKKR, from the exons AAATACGTTACTGTTATTTACAATAATTTCTGCGTTTATCCTTTTAAGTTGGATATGTCTTTTTAACATTGATCTc agtAACTATTATAAAACTTCAGaaggaaattataaaaataatagaaaattagATAAAAATTATCGATTACTAGCAATATCTAAAGAGGATAAATGTTCAGTTTTTGTAAGATTAAATGAAGAAGTACCAAATTATGCTGTAAGCGAAAATAAagatgtatattttaatgagaAAGAACccaaaagagaaataaaacatttaaatagAAAATCATTTGTGAATGCAGGaggaaataaacaaaatatgagGAATAGGAAATGTATATTtgaaacgaaaaaatattctcgtatggaaaaaaaaatattcaaggAACTTGATTATAtggattttcttaaaaacaacaaaacGATTAGtgataaaacatataaaaaaattatatgtaaaaaataccGATTGAGATTTGTTTTACCTTTATTATTAATCATCGTATTACtgatattatacattttagaTTTATTGGTGGGTTGTGGGCTTAGGAAGGTACTGTTTAAGGCATTGAAATTGTGTGGTCCAGCTAATTGGTACAATAATTTAAGTGTGTTGTTAAGGGATTCTCCTATTAGTTGGTTGTTCAGGTCAATAAATAAAGTAGATAAAGCATTGGAAAAGATAACAAGTACGAAGAGGGGGGGAGCACAGGTAAAGGAGAGAATAGCAGGATACGTTTATGTAGATAGTTTTTTTAACtatctaatatatattatacctTTGCTTATATTAGGTGTCATACTTATATTAGGCCTTCTTTATTACCACAAGAAAGTTAagaaatatcaaaaaattaagtttaagaaaaggtaa